A single Lolium perenne isolate Kyuss_39 chromosome 6, Kyuss_2.0, whole genome shotgun sequence DNA region contains:
- the LOC127308198 gene encoding biogenesis of lysosome-related organelles complex 1 subunit 2, producing MAAPAKEAAVATGKRDELADSLAELFTNVSLMVRGELQGTNSQLALLEKMNQRVAEEYNSYGDVASGLRVFVEQLNEKNQGFEEYTSQIDAIDHQVTEFEAVVSMLDKHVSVLEKKVKSAYHIASTQ from the exons ATGGCGGCCCCGGCGAaggaggcggcggtggcgacggggAAGAGAGATGAGCTCGCGGATTCGCTGGCCGAGCTCTTCACCAACGTCTCCCTCATGGTCCGCGGCGAGCTCCAG GGAACTAACAGCCAGCTAGCACTACTCGAAAAGATGAATCAACGTGTGGCAGAGGAATACAATAGCTATGGAGACGTTGCATCTGGTCTGAGAGTCTTCGTGGAGCAACTGAATGAGAAAAACCAAGGGTTTGAGGAGTACACGTCCCAGATTGACGCGATAGACCATCAGGTGACTGAgtttgaggcggtggtgtccatGCTCGATAAGCATGTCTCCGTGTTGGAAAAGAAAGTGAAGTCTGCTTATCACATTGCTTCTACGCAATGA
- the LOC127308199 gene encoding uncharacterized protein: protein MGGVTSTVAARFAFFPPNPPSYGAEPLPPAPDAGAAGKEGSAVVELTGVPRRANVEARRLRTKRGTDVVAMYVRQAGAKLTLLYSHGNAADLGQMYELFVELSAHLNVNLIGYDYSGYGQSSGKPSEQNTYADIEAVYRCLIETYAAAEENIILYGQSVGSGPTLDLASRLPRLRAVVVHSPILSGLRVMYPVKHTYWFDIYKNIDKIPLVRCPVLVIHGTADEVVDCSHGRALWELAKVKYEPLWVKGGNHCNLELYPEYIKHLKKFVGAIEKLPPPNDESPESSGPSDSSTQTGPEGTEESRKSTDHREKTRPSIDYRKSTDRRDKPRGSTDRRDKGRKSVDNPDRPRASVDQPDRPRKSVDRFGGMMKAVRLRNIDCFKVPTASGS, encoded by the exons ATGGGCGGCGTCACCTCGACGGTCGCGGCCCGCTTCGCCTTCTTCCCGCCCAACCCGCCGTCCTACGGCGCCGAGCCCCTGCCACCGGCACCGGACGCCGGGGCGGCGGGCAAGGAGGGGAGCGCGGTGGTGGAGCTCACGGGGGTGCCGCGGAGGGCCAACGTGGAGGCGCGCCGCCTGCGCACCAAGCGGGGCACGGATGTGGTCGCCATGTACGTCCGCCAGGCGGGCGCCAAGCTCACGCTGCTCTACTCCCACGGCAACGCCGCCGACCTCGGCCAGATGTACGAGCTCTTCGTCGAGCTCAGCGCGCACCTCAACGTCAACCTCATCGG CTATGACTACTCTGGTTACGGGCAATCTTCTGGAAAG CCCAGTGAGCAAAACACATATGCTGATATAGAGGCTGTTTACAGATGTCTCATAGAAACCTATGCAGCCGCTGAGGAAAATATCATTCTTTATGGCCAGTCAGTGGGCAGTGGTCCTACTTTGGATTTGGCCTCACGTTTGCCTCGTTTAAGAGCAGTTGTTGTACATAGCCCAATTTTGTCTGGCTTAAGAGTGATGTATCCTGTAAAACATACATACTGGTTTGACATATATAAG AACATCGACAAAATTCCATTAGTCAGATGTCCTGTTCTAGTAATTCAT GGTACAGCTGACGAGGTTGTTGACTGCTCCCATGGGAGGGCATTGTGGGAACTCGCCAAAGTAAAGTATGAGCCTCTATGGGTGAAAGGAGGAAATCACTGTAATTTGGAACTATATCCAGAATACATTAAGCATCTAAAAAAGTTTGTTGGAGCCATAGAGAAACTGCCACCCCCGAATGATGAATCTCCAGAGAGCTCTGGTCCATCAGATAGTAGTACCCAAACAGGACCTGAAGGTACAGAGGAGTCAAGAAAAAGCACAGACCATAGGGAGAAAACAAGGCCAAGCATAGATTATAGAAAGAGCACAGATCGTCGAGATAAGCCAAGGGGCAGTACAGATAGGAGGGACAAAGGCAGAAAGAGTGTAGATAATCCTGACAGACCACGAGCTAGTGTTGATCAACCCGATAGGCCAAGGAAAAGTGTTGACCG CTTTGGAGGGATGATGAAGGCCGTGAGGTTGCGCAACATCGACTGTTTCAAAGTACCAACGGCTTCCGGGAGCTGA
- the LOC127310543 gene encoding uncharacterized protein, whose protein sequence is MKIGSGYKNLFRHSVLTAYMDYMDSVQFDFDRRRDFDRVYLEIWKRIAKDKMDYDSALKEIYEQNMFPSRMGVIKLEVEKMPPSFHGWMKKKYDAYVACIDENISEEDCHLLIIGSMKEMFPEHKTYLDYVKKKIEVAARIGLISKAVDVTTQGSEVNGDVKLKIAN, encoded by the exons ATGAAGATTGGATCAGGGTATAAGAATCTATTCAGACATTCAGTTTTGACCGCCTACATG GACTATATGGATAGTGTTCAGTTTGATTTTGATAGACGTAGGGACTTCGATCGTGTCTACCTTGAGATTTGGAAGCGGATTGCTAAGGACAAG ATGGATTACGATAGCGCATTGAAGGAAATATATGAACAGAACATGTTCCCCTCGCGCATGGGTGTAATTAAACTGGAAGTTGAAAAAATGCCACCTTCCTTCCATGGTTGGATGAAAAAGAAA TATGATGCTTATGTGGCTTGCATCGATGAAAAT ATTTCAGAAGAGGACTGTCATCTCTTGATCATAGGGTCCATGAAAGAAATG TTTCCAGAACACAAGACATATTTGGATTACGTCAAAAAGAAAATAGAAGTCGCTGCACGCATTGGTTTGATTTCCAAAG CTGTAGATGTCACTACACAAGGAAGTGAAGTCAACGGGGATGTTAAGCTTAAGATAGCCAACTGA